Proteins from a single region of Bacillota bacterium:
- the ribD gene encoding bifunctional diaminohydroxyphosphoribosylaminopyrimidine deaminase/5-amino-6-(5-phosphoribosylamino)uracil reductase RibD: MSLAEPLEAPCRCTASPWPQAQLSADDRRWVARAIALARRGAGLTSPNPAVGAVLVRGGQVVGEGYHRRAGGPHAEVVALGRAREAARGATLYVTLEPCSHWGRTPPCADALIAAGVRRVVACTVDPNPRVNGRGFERLARAGVKVELAGQSACGRVRRLNASYEKYITTGLPYVTIKVAMSLDGKIATASGDARWISSETSRALVHRLRARHDAVMVGVGTVLADDPLLTARPHASRPLRRQPLRVVVDGLARTPADAQLIRTAAPGTPVLVAVTARAPAERVHAIRSAGAEVAVLPAAPDGRVDLPALMEYLAGREVTSILVEGGGTLVASLIEAGLPDRLVAFVAPKILGGRSAPSPVEGSGAASVTAAWALGEWRVRRVPGSGSPPDLVIEALFPAAAERLRCAPAQERGQAACSLAS, encoded by the coding sequence TTGAGCCTGGCCGAACCTCTGGAAGCGCCCTGCCGCTGCACGGCGAGCCCCTGGCCCCAGGCGCAACTCAGCGCCGACGACCGGCGGTGGGTTGCCCGCGCCATCGCCCTGGCGCGCCGGGGAGCCGGGCTCACCAGCCCCAATCCCGCGGTGGGCGCTGTTCTGGTCCGCGGCGGGCAGGTGGTGGGGGAGGGGTACCACCGCCGGGCAGGCGGGCCTCATGCCGAGGTCGTGGCCCTTGGCCGCGCCCGGGAGGCCGCCAGGGGCGCCACGCTATACGTGACGCTGGAGCCCTGTTCTCACTGGGGCCGCACGCCCCCGTGCGCCGACGCCCTCATCGCGGCGGGCGTGCGCCGCGTCGTGGCGTGCACCGTCGATCCAAACCCCCGCGTCAACGGCCGCGGCTTCGAACGGCTGGCGCGGGCCGGAGTTAAGGTGGAGCTGGCTGGCCAGTCCGCCTGCGGCCGGGTGCGCCGGTTGAACGCTTCGTACGAGAAGTACATCACCACCGGCCTCCCCTACGTGACGATCAAGGTCGCCATGAGCCTGGACGGCAAGATCGCCACGGCTTCGGGCGACGCCCGCTGGATCTCCAGCGAGACCTCGCGGGCGCTGGTCCATCGCCTGCGTGCCCGCCACGACGCGGTGATGGTGGGCGTCGGCACGGTGCTGGCCGACGACCCCCTGCTCACGGCGCGGCCCCACGCCAGCCGGCCGCTTCGCCGCCAGCCGCTCAGGGTGGTGGTCGACGGCCTGGCGCGGACGCCCGCCGACGCTCAACTCATCCGAACGGCAGCCCCCGGCACGCCCGTGCTCGTGGCGGTTACGGCCAGGGCGCCCGCCGAACGCGTCCACGCGATCCGGTCGGCCGGCGCCGAGGTCGCCGTGCTTCCTGCCGCCCCTGACGGGCGGGTCGACCTCCCGGCCCTGATGGAGTACCTCGCAGGCCGGGAGGTGACGAGCATCCTGGTCGAAGGGGGCGGTACCCTGGTCGCTTCCCTCATCGAGGCGGGACTGCCGGATCGGCTGGTGGCGTTCGTCGCCCCCAAGATCCTGGGCGGCCGCTCGGCGCCGTCCCCGGTCGAGGGCAGCGGGGCAGCTTCCGTGACGGCGGCCTGGGCTCTCGGGGAGTGGAGGGTTCGGCGGGTACCGGGAAGCGGCTCGCCGCCCGACCTGGTCATCGAGGCGCTGTTCCCGGCAGCCGCCGAGCGGCTCCGGTGCGCACCGGCGCAGGAGAGAGGGCAGGCAGCGTGTTCTCTGGCATCGTAG